In Lemur catta isolate mLemCat1 chromosome 18, mLemCat1.pri, whole genome shotgun sequence, a genomic segment contains:
- the TTLL3 gene encoding LOW QUALITY PROTEIN: tubulin monoglycylase TTLL3 (The sequence of the model RefSeq protein was modified relative to this genomic sequence to represent the inferred CDS: inserted 2 bases in 2 codons; deleted 3 bases in 2 codons) has product MQGPGVALLLGTGELGPARLGSAAWYRPEDRPECSWPRKPQPPEPCTSSAAPWPWTRRPDYLPAGRLPWPEPASARPEEDRAGCNSPAGNNSPAGSPASARRLGGASDTLAPGTHVPGAADPHPLVSSHSPALEDPAPQDGSLVFWRGFSKVSHHMGRLRNAKIHVERAVKQKKIFTIQGRYPVIRCLLRRRGWVEKKMVHHSGTTVLPPQKDLDSSVMDDSDTTEDEDEEEFRPPQPFNFDDLLEFDDLDGTHALMSRMVRNETPYFIWTTRRDMLDCRFLSKDQMINHYARAGSFTTKVGLCLNLRNLPWFDEADADSFFPRCYRLGAEDDKNAFIEDFWLTAARNVLKLVVKSEWKSYSIQAEEKEALGDKQPTKQGKKLVSVSPEFVDEALCACEEHLSNLAHMDIDKDLEAPLYLSPEGWSLFLQRYYQVVHEGAELRHLDTQVQRCEDILQQLQAVVPQIDMEGDRNVWIVKPGAKSRGRGIMCMDHLEEMLKLVDGNPMMMKDGKWVVQKYIERPLLIFGTKFDLRQWFLVTDWNPLTVWFYRDSYIRFSTQPFSLKNLDNSVHLCNNSIQKHLENSCHRHPLLPPDNVWSSQKFQVHLQEMGAPNAWSTIIVPGMKAAVIHALQTSQDTVQCRKASFELYGADFVFGEDFRPWLIEINASPTMAPSTAVTTRLCAGVQADTLRVVIDRRLDRNCDTGAFELIYKQPAVEVPQYVGMRLLVEGSTIKKPMAMCHRRTGVCPALPHLLTQRGSGESKDSGTPTHRKFQEVARGCTAQKGQNWDAEPAPHHLPSLHAKARLPSPQVLRPQGRVFRLQHSKLVGSKALSTTGKVLMTLPTAKVFISLPPNLDLNPASSIPKQRKAVAPLCLRGPMLEVPRFLCPVKLELFLAPTGRSRPKASSRPDCDKLKAEACPMKKLSSPEPLALVDTLQKXGVPGDMWLGKPLXLIPTAPVLDPAPNKQEQVMYSRLGPIAIGG; this is encoded by the exons ATGCAGGGCCCTGGCGTGGCGCTGCTCCTGGGCACGGGGGAACTGGGTCCTGCGCGCCTGGGCTCAGCCGCCTGGTACCGTCCGGAGGACCGCCCGGAGTGCAGCTGGCCGCGGAAGCCGCAGCCGCCGGAGCCATGCACCAGTTCCGCCGCCCCGTGGCCCTGGACGCGCCGCCCCGACTACCTGCCTGCCGGGAGGCTGCCATGGCCCGAGCCCGCCTCCGCCCGGCCCGAGGAGGACCGCGCAGGCTGCAACAGCCCGGCCGGCAACAACAGCCCGGCCGGCAGCCCCGCCTCTGCGCGCCGGCTAGGCGGCGCCTCCGATACGCTCGCCCCCGGCACCCACGTCCCGGGCGCTGCAGATCCCCACCCTCTCGTCTCCTCTCACAGCCCGGCCCTGGAGGATCCCGCCCCTCAGGACG GTTCCCTTGTCTTCTGGCGAGGATTCTCCAAGGTGTCTCACCACATGGGCCGGCTCAGAAACGCCAAAATCCACGTGGAGAGAGCTGTCAAG CAGAAGAAGATCTTTACGATCCAAGGCCGTTACCCAGTGATCCGGTGCCTCTTGCGCCGGAGGGGCTGGGTGGAGAAGAAGATGGTCCATCACTCAGGCACCACTGTGCTGCCACCCCAGAAGGATCTGGATAGCTCAGTGATGGATGATAGTGACACCACTGAGGATG AGGATGAAGAGGAGTTCCGGCCACCACAGCCGTTCAACTTCGATGACTTACTGGAATTTGATGACCTAGATGGGACACATGCTCTAATG tcccGCATGGTTCGGAATGAGACCCCCTACTTCATTTGGACCACTCGGCGGGACATGCTGGACTGTCGCTTCCTCTCCAAGGACCAGATGATAAACCACTATGCCCGAGCTGGCTCCTTTACCACAAAG GTGGGCCTATGTCTCAACCTCCGGAATTTGCCATGGTTTGATGAGGCGGATGCCGACTCCTTCTTCCCACGCTGCTACCGCCTGGGGGCTGAGGATGACAAAAACGCCTTCATAG AGGACTTCTGGCTGACAGCTGCCCGCAACGTTCTCAAGCTGGTGGTGAAGTCTGAGTGGAAGTCGTACTCTATCCAGGCAGAAGAGAAAGAGGCCTTGG GAGACAAGCAGCCCACGAAACAGGGAAAAAAGCTAGTGTCAGTGTCCCCAGAATTTGTGGATGAAGCTCTGTGTGCATGCGAGGAGCACCTTAGCAACCTGGCTCACATGGACATTGACAAAGACCTGGAGGCCCCGCTGTACCTTAGCCCTGAGGGCTGGTCCCTCTTCCTGCAGCGCTACTACCAAGTGGTCCA TGAGGGGGCAGAACTCAGGCATCTAGACACTCAGGTCCAGCGCTGTGAGGACATTCTGCAGCAGCTGCAGGCCGTGGTACCCCAGATCGACATGGAAGGGGATCGCAACGTCTGGATTGTGAAGCCAGGAGCCAAGTCCCGCGGACGAG GCATCATGTGCATGGACCACCTGGAGGAGATGCTGAAGCTGGTGGATGGCAACCCCATGATGATGAAGGATGGCAAGTGGGTGGTACAGAAGTATATTGAGCGGCCCCTGCTCATCTTTGGCACCAAGTTTGACCTGAGACAGTGGTTCCTTGTGACTGACTGGAACCCACTTACCGTGTGGTTCTACCGAGACAGCTACATCCGCTTCTCCACACAGCCCTTCTCCCTGAAGAACCTGGACAA CTCAGTGCACCTGTGCAACAACTCCATCCAGAAGCACCTGGAGAACTCGTGCCATCGGCATCCTCTGCTACCCCCAGACAACGTGTGGTCCAGCCAGAAGTTCCAGGTCCACCTGCAGGAGATGGGGGCCCCAAACGCCTGGTCCACCATCATTGTGCCTGGCATGAAGGCTGCTGTGATCCACGCACTGCAGACCTCCCAGGACACTGTGCAGTGTCGGAAGGCCAGCTTCGAGCTCTACGGTGCTGACTTTGTGTTTGGTGAGGACTTCCGACCCTGGCTGATTGAGATCAATGCTAGCCCCACTATGGCACCCTCCACAGCTGTCAccaccaggctctgtgctggcgTGCAAGCTGACACCCTGCGAGTGGTCATTGACCGGAGGCTGGACCGCAACTGTGACACGGGAGCCTTCGAGCTCATCTATAAGCAG CCTGCTGTGGAGGTGCCCCAGTATGTGGGCATGCGGCTCCTGGTAGAGGGCTCCACCATCAAGAAGCCCATGGCGATGTGTCATCGGCGGACGGGGGTCTGCCCAGCACTCCCTCATCTGCTGACCCAGCGAGGCTCTGGGGAAAGCAAGGACTCAGGGACCCCTACCCACAG GAAGTTTCAGGAAGTTGCCCGAGGTTGCACAGCTCAGAAGGGGCAGAACTGGGATGCAGAACCAG CCCCtcaccacctccccagcctccacGCCAAGGCCCGGCTGCCTTCTCCCCAAGTGCTCCGACCCCAGGGGCGGGTCTTCAGACTGCAGCACAGCAAGCTGGTGGGCTCTAAGGCCCTGTCGACCACAGGCAAGGTCTTGATGACTCTACCCACGGCCAAAGTTTTCATTTCCCTCCCACCTAACCTTGATCTCAACCCGGCATCCAGCATCCCGAAGCAAAGAAAG GCTGTTGCTCCCCTGTGCCTTCGAGGC CCCATGCTGGAAGTGCCTCGTTTCCTGTGTCCTGTGAAGTTGGAACTCTTCCTAGCACCCACAGGAAGGTCAAGGCCAAAGGCAAGTTCAAGGCCAGAC TGCGACAAACTCAAGGCTGAGGCATGCCCCATGAAGAAGTTGAGCTCTCCAGAACCCCTTGCCCTTGTTGATACCCTCCAGA CTGGGGTTCCAGGAGATATGTGGCTAGGGAAGCCCC CCTTGATCCCCACTGCCCCTGTCCTGGATCCAGCACCAAATAAACAGGAGCAAGTGATGTATTCTAGGCTTGGCCCCATTGCTATTGGAGGGTGA